ACGGTGAATACCATAAAGGTAGTAAATGGGAAATATCTCATCTGACTACTGTCCGGTACAAAGGCAAGCACTGTTATTGCTAAAAAAAGACAGCACAGAACCAGTTCAGCCAGTTGGGATACTGCTGGTTATCCACTCACCCATGCTTGCTGCCCATTTCACTCGTGAAATGAATCGGATGTGGCGAAGTGCTGAGCTAGGGATAACACCACAAATACAACGCAAACTCGACCGCCAACGGTTCAAGTGCGGGGATGGGACGGAGAAAGTTGATTAAAGGTCGATAAAATAATTTTAAATATCAAATCCGGAGAAATTGAAATCGTTAACCACAAGACCTCATCGCATACTTGCCGAGCCAAGTTGTTTTCTGCTTTCCACCTAGGAGAAAAGAACTTTTGCCAACTCTCCGCATAGCCAGGCAAAGTGAATCTGCCCCAGATCACTTGTCGACTGGTTCAAAATAAATACAGAAGATCCCAAGAAAGACTTATGAAAAGCTCAGACGTATCTCCATCAGAACTTTCATCAAAAGAGACAGTGATCGGCATAAATTAATTACCTAAAAATTTTCCAAATGACGATGCCAGATCCATCATTTTAACGACATCAATTAGCAGCATAGATGTTAGCAGAATGCTGATAATGGCAACTCCCAGAGGGATCGGATTTTTTTTGCGAATAACCCAACAGTCTCTGACAATAAGCGCAAAAAATGAAATGTTGACAATGTAGAGAATGTTCAGTATGAATATGCCAAATACTTTTGAAACAAAAAGCGCGCTAATAACTAGCGAAATCATCGACAATGTCTGAGCAGTCTCAAGTTTTTTGATACTTAGGACATAGTCCTTAAGCAATCCCCTCGCTATATCAGACGTTTTTGAAGTTGGGCTAGGCTCAGTCACGTTACTTGTTAAAAATTTAATTTAACACGCGTCTTCTGCATATTTATAGACAGTTGAAAAAACTTTGCTTATAAGGAATAGTGCTCGTAAAATCTTGATGCGCCATTTCCGGATCAAGTCTGTCCGATCTGCTCCTTTACCCCGTCTACGAACAGAAGCGAAAGCGGCAGCGAACCAAGTACGGGAGTGGGTGGAGATGGCTTAAGAAAGCATGGATGCAAAAAACAATAAGTCTTTACTGATCAAAGACTCACGACAGCAAAGTCACAAGATTGACATTATATGCTAAATTAACACTCTTCTCAAAGATCAAATCGATAAAAACTACATGAAGATGCTTCGAATTACCCTGCTAGCAATACTTATGACAAGCTCATCAGTAAAAGCAGCTTGCAACAAAGAGACTTACAGGGAAGCAAAGATTAGATGTGCAAGCAGTTTAAAACAAGACTGCATACTGAATGTTTACACTGCGATTGAAGGCATAGGCGCAGCCACTGACGCATTGGAATGCTCTTTAGGAGATTTTGGAGAAGCCATGGAAATGACCGTCGAAGATGAAACACCATCCCAATCTCAACCTAATACCAACCCAAAAGTACCCAGAAGAGGAACCGCAACGTCACCAACGACAACCCAACCTGGATCCTTTCAAGGAATTGCACCATTTGGACAAAACAACTCCAATATCCCAACTATGCAAATACCAGGAAATCAATATCCAAGTGCACTACCTCCACATGTAGTGGAAATGATGAACAAAATGCAGCAGACATACGCGCCAAGTCAAACCCAAGTTTCATGCCAAGGAGTCACAACATCAGCATTGACGGGTTTCGACCAAAGCGGGAATAAATCTATAAAGTCAAAACTGGAAAAGTTTGATGTAGTACAGATCGTCAAATCCCAACAGAATGGAGGTAGGACTTATTTCCTTTCCACAAATGGATTTTGGTATGATGCCGGGTATATTAAAAAGACTGCACAGTGCAATCTTTAATATCAAATCACTAACGAACCTTGACCAATAAATAGTACTTCGATTGGAGGGCAATTGCTTCCTGTTTTTTCATCTAAGCAGAGCAGCAGTCGGCATCTGCTCTTGTCCTGATCGGTAAGCCCAAACCGCTGCACCACCCGATGAGCATGAGTCACCCTTGGCTGCCTCTTCTCCTCTGCCAGTGACCTGAGGGCATCGAGCAGATCCTGATCTCGACCCTCCACCAATGGGCGTTATCGGTTGAGTTAGAGGTCCAAATCCCCCTGCTAGGCATCCCGCCAAATCACAGCGGAGACGGCTTTTCCCCTGGCTTGCGCGACTGGATCATCAAAGCGTCCGAGGCGATTGATGCAATAGTCCCTCCCATCCAGCCTCAACCTAACTTGGAGAGCACCGTTGTTGTCCCTAACCCTCGGTGGCTTCTTCAACATCCCTCTCCCTTGCATGGGATTAGGGCTTAGGGCTGACACTCCTCAGAAGCCAAGCCAGATCCATTGATCCAGTAGCCCTTCGTAGCCCTTGGGTGTCTCGAAGAGAGATCCAGTGCCCTTTTGGCTTGGGTTCTGGCTTATGGACTCAGGAGAATCCTGAGCATCCCTGAGCGATTCCTTCAAAACGACTGCAACAACAAACCGTCAGCACACCACCCCTCGCCCGCGGCGACAAGTTGCACCACAAGTTCGCGGTGATCGACAACAAAACTGTGATCACAGGCAGCTTCAACTGGTCACCGGCTGCCGCACACACCAACTATCAACACTAGGATCACGAACATTAAATCAAGTTTGACATGAATTTAAAGATTATTTTGATACTACTTGCTTCATCAGGTCTTGTGATTACATCACAATCAACTGCAAGTGCTTGCGAAAAACCAAATCCAGGCAAATACTGGCTTGGATGGGGTGAAGCCAGATTAATCGTCCCATCATCAGGAAGACCTTACCAGACTTTCAGGGGGCAGAATCATGACTTACCAGGAAAATACTGCAAGTCAGGAGACAACTCTGGAGTAACACGACAAGAGGAAAATGGAAAAATATGGGCTTACACTAAAAGTCCAGACTGATTAAAAAATTGTTGAAGAAAGCTAGCGAAAACTTCCAATCTCCACTGAAAGGCAAAAAGGCATTTCACTTTTGAAATGAATCGGATGTGGCGAAGTGGCGCATGCTGGGAGTCGCCATCAGCTAAGAATCGGCATGTGGATCGTTGGCATCAACTTAAATTTTGTTCATGGGCTTTTTGATATTGAGACATATCTTCAGTTCTGATTTTTTTACTGAGTTGCAATAACCGCTCTAATGGAAGAAGCTCCAACGGATATAAGCAAAATAGTATCAACACCAATCTTACTTACCAAGCACAATAATCACCAAAGCTATTAGGACCTTTTCGTACGGCGCTGACACGTTTTCCATCACCTATTAGAAAAATCGTCTTGCCTGACATTCTCGCTTCTTCACAGACCGCAAAGCCATTCATGCCAGCATTTAGCGTGATCCTCGACGGGCATGCTCCGCTCATCCCGTTGATAATCTCCATCAGGCTGCTGCCCACCTGGTAGCGGTCGAGATGTCCGCCCGCGCATGCCTGCACTGGAGATGGTTTTGCCAGGCTGATCGATCCAAGGGCAATAAAAAAGAGCATGAGAGTTTTCATAATGTGTTTTCTCTGGAGTAGCTAAGTAATTTTTTAGGTTAACAGATGTCATCTCAATTAACGTCACGCTCTTTTAGCTGAAACCCTGCTGGTCATTGAGTCACCCATGCTCGCTGCTCACTTCACACGCGAAATGGACCGAATGTGGCGAAGTGCTGAGCTGGGAATCACACCACGAATACAACGCAAGCTTGATCGGCAGCGAGTCAGATGCGGGAGTGGGGTGGAAAGAAGCTAAGAGGCAAGGGTTACAGTGGAAGTATTCTCCAATAAGCAAATGAAAGTCCTATTTTCATTACTTGCATCGGCGGTAGCAATAAGTCTCTACCTACCCGCGGAAGCCAGCAAAGCAAAGCCAGCGGATATTGAAACGCTTGATCAAATCTGGCAGCAATACGATATCCCTTGCAGGCAGGGAGACCAAAATGCTTGCCTACTAAGAGACCAATATCATATGACAATCAAACAGAATTTCCCCAATGCAGTTCGCGCCATGTGCCCACCAGATATGAAAAGAACCTGGTTTGAAACTGGTCGAAAAGCCATGGCAGCTGGCTGCATGCTGCCTTGATTATTGCCCTGAGAAAAATTCAATCATCTATTTTGCATGATTAAAACTACAATCATAGGAAGCTTTAGCTGGTAACCCTCTGCTGCACACAGCAACGACGGAAAATCACCGGTCGTACACTCACCCCATAGCGCCACTGTTCCAGCATAGACATAACTTTTTGCATATAAATAAATGATCGCCAAAAACACAGAAACTTCTATTCATGGGAAATAGCAATCATCGAATCTGACTCCCAACTCCTCCCCTACAAGGGTTCCTATCATTACCATTGACTGACCTTTGTTAAAGCGTTGGTACGACTTATCTGATCTGTTTATCGTGCACCTGACCGAGCCGCCAAGAAATTCCCCATCCGTCATCTGAAAGAGAATAGCTTTTTCATTGAATGGAATATCATCAATAATACCAGCATATCCAGTTACCCTGATTCTTTTTCCTTTAAGCTGATCTTCGGCACGTGCACTATTTCGATCAAATTCACTGGATATTTGCCTAACAGACATGGACAAATCATATTGCCTGAGCTCCTTAACCTTTGCAACACGTTTCTGCTCTGCTTCGATTGCTTTTTTGTCAGCAATCCTTTGAGATTTGATCTTTTCCAAGCGTTCATTCTCGGCACGCTCTGCATTACGTTTCGCCGCTTCTGCGCTTTCTTGTTTAGCGATTTGAACTCTAATTTTTCTTTCATTAGCGATAGGCATCGATTCACTAATGCTGTCTCCAATTCCAAAGGTAATTGAGAACATAAAGAAATAACCAATAAGGCTTAGTATTTTCCTTAAAGCCGGCCGGCCCTCGGAAGAACTCTTCCATATCAAAACAGGCAAACCAATGAGGCTTGACAGGAATACTGGAAACGCTATAATATTTAAAGACTCAAAAACCTGTGCCTTTGAAACAACAATTCCACAAACTAGTCCGATGATTATTACAACAGGAATTCGGGTCGATCTTCGCTGGAATAAATCAAAAAACTGTTTCAATTGATCCATTACCGATCGAAAAGGGTTGCGTCAATATACGTGACTAAGCTCAAGTCATGGACTAAGAAAGCTCGGAACGTAAAGACTCTATTTATAGAGTAGCTACCAATGAAACAATGCCATCAATAAGCCAGACAAACCAAACGGAAATAATCACGAAATCCTGCTGGTCATTCACTCACCCAAGATTGCCGCTCATTTCACTCATGAGATGAATCGGATGTGGCGAAGTGCTGAGCTAGGGATCACGCCGCACATCCAACGCAAACTGGATCGGCAGCAAGCCAAATGTGGGAGCGGGGTGGAGAGGAGCTGAGATTGTCAGGACTGAGGCGCAATTGACTTGGATGCTGACTCAAGACTCAGCAGTACTTGATTTTGATAACCAGTCAAATGGATCAGAACAACACTCCAAATCATCTAAGGAGTCTGAAAGTGACTGAGCGCGTTGACTCAGATAGAGCAACAGCTGCCTGAAATAGTCAGAATCAGCAAAGCAACGCTTGACCACCAATGAGTCGCCCACAGTCAGACCTGTGGAGAGGGGCAAAGGAACTTTTTTGCCATGGAAATTCCCAATCGTATGAACTGTGACGTAACTGATCGTCACCTGATCTTCAGTTCGTCCCTCCCAACGACTGACCTCATGCCGAACTGCTCCAACAGTTGAACGTTGAAAGCCCAATCCTTTCAGATGATGTTGGATCTTGGGGAATGCACCATCAGGCAATGATAAAACAGGGAAATCTTGTAGATCATCTAACTTCAACTCTACTTTGCGTTGCAACAGTGGATGCTGCTGATCAACCAAAAAAACAGATGGGTAACGAGTAAGGTTAATCACAACAAACTCATCATCATCAACTGGCACATCCGGATAACAACCCAGCCACGCATCCAAGATGGATTCCCTAAGGAGTGCCAATGGATGGCTCACATTCAAAAAGTTAGACGGCCCACATACCCAAGGCTGGGGCAGTTCATTTAAATAATCAGAACCAACTCCATAAACAGCATCTATTCTCATCGACTTGCCATAAGCCCAGCGATAAAGCTGATGCACTTTACGCTCAGCATTCAGAAGAGATAGGTCACCACTTAAGCTCCACTCTCCTTCTAACTTACAAGGATCCAGATCGAGAAACTCCGCAACGGATTTAGCATTTCGAGAAACTGTTGCTTGATTGCAATTCAAACCTAAAGCTGCATCCTTACCAGAACGCAGCCAAATCAGATAATCGAGACACGAAAGACGAAAAACGTCAAACATTAGTCAATGTCAAGAAGTGACAAAACTTCAAATATCACTGAAGCGATTAAATACTAGAGGCAAGGTAAAACTCCAGGGAATTTATGCAAAAGACGCATAGACCTGAATTGAAAAGCATGAATAGCCTTAGCCAACGATATCCAGATTTTATCAAAAACTATCACGCAAGCAATAGACATGCCTGTATAGGCTAAACACGTTAAACATCAAGCAGTCACCACAAATGACTTAGAATTAAGGTACAAATTTTCATCATATTGCGCAAAAGCGATGAGACAAGATGCTGAAAATAGAACATTTCATCACCAGTAATCAAGCAACCTCTGTAAATCCTTCAAGGAAAATACGAACCTGAAGTTAGAAGCCGAAAGAGCGAATTTTCCTCTGCAAATTGGTGATTTCGCAGCATCGCCTGGCCACGATCAAGATCAACTCCTCACAAAGACGCCAGATGATGCTGCAAACCCTTCGGGGATTTGAGCGAATCTGGCTCAACTCAGACATTGATCAATCCAGACAATGGCTTAAAAGAAATCTCACTCCAGCTCAAAGATCAATCACTGAACTGCGTTTCTGAAATCGTCGACATGACCGATCTCAGGTCAGAATGCCGCGACGTGATGGGCCATCCCCGTGAGACTGCCACTGTTCTTTTTGGGCTTGGCCTTGCTGCTGCCCTCAACAGCTCAAGCCAAGCCCAAAAAGGTTCCTTTCCCGACCAGGGAAGAACTGCGTTCACTCCAGCTACTGGCCTATAGCTGTTCGCGCGCCAACGACCAGGAGAGCTGTAGCAAGACTCGCAGCCTTGCCGATCCGCTTATGGACAATCCCAGACTATCGGCTGCCTGCAAAGACACCGTCTGGGAATTGGTTCAGGCCTCACAGGTGGTCACCACCAACAGCTTCCAGCGCCGCGACAGTATCGATCGACCGGCACGCCGTCTGACGTTGGTCTGTTCAGCACCCGAGAAACCGAAGCAACCTGCTGCACCAGCCAAGACTTAAGTGCTCAAACACCTTCTGTTCCTGCTCATAAAGAGAGAGGGCCGGGGCTGGGGTGATTGATCTCCATCACGCTTCAGAAGCCTTGACGCCTGAAAAGTAGCTGCGACAACTGGTCGCGCCGACAACCCTGAACAGCATCTGGCGTGTAAAGGTTCCCGGTATCCGCTCCCGTCAGGGATGACCGCCTCCGCCTCGGCAGAACCCGCTCCAATCTTCGTGCGGCTCGAAGCCCCTTTCACCGACCAGAAGCCGGGCACCTCCGGATTGCGCAAAAGCAGTGCTCAGTTTGAACAACCGCACTATCTCGAAAGTTTCGTTGAGGCTGTGTTTCGCACCCTTCCGGGCGTGCAAGGAGGCACGTTGGTGCTCGGAGGCGATGGCCGTTACGGCAATCTGCGTGCCATCAATGTGATCCTGCGCATGGCCGCAGCCCATGGCCTGAGCAAGGTGATCATCACCACCGATGGCATTCTCTCCACGCCGGCCGCGTCCAACCTGATCCGCAAACGCGAGGCCATTGGCGGAATCATCCTTTCAGCCAGCCACAATCCAGGCGGCCCCAATGGCGATTTCGGAGTGAAGGTGAATGGAGCCAACGGTGGCCCCACACCAGGATCCTTCACCGATGCGGTGTTCGAGTGCACCAAGTCACTGGAGCAATACGCCATTGTTGAAGCTCCCGAGCTGAGTCTCGGGACTCCAGGAACACACCACATCGGTGCCATGGAGGTTGAGATCATCGATGGTGTCGATGACTTTGTGGCATTGATGCAGCAACTGTTCGATTTCGATCAGATCAGGGGTCTGCTGGGCAACGATTTCCCGCTGGCCTTCGACGCGATGCACGCTGTCACGGGTCCCTACGCCAAACGTGTCTTCGAGGATCTGCTGGGAGCACCAGCCGGCAGCGTGCGCAATGGCATTCCACTTGAAGATTTCGGCGGCGGGCATCCGGATCCCAACCTCACGTACGCCCATGATCTGGCGGATCTTCTCCTCAAGGGAGACGACTACCGCTTCGGTGCAGCCTGCGACGGTGACGGCGACCGCAACATGATCCTCGGTCACCACTGTTTCGTGAATCCCAGCGACAGCCTGGCCGTCCTCACGGCCAATGCCACCCTGGCTCCGGCCTATGCCTCAGGCCTGGCAGGCGTCGCGCGCTCCATGCCCACCAGCTCCGCTGTTGATGTGGTGGCGAAGGAACTGGGCATTGAATGCTTCGAGACGCCAACCGGCTGGAAGTTCTTCGGAAATCTGTTGGATGCCGGCCGCATCACGCTCTGCGGCGAAGAAAGTTTCGGCACCGGCAGCAACCACGTGCGTGAAAAAGACGGTCTTTGGGCCGTGCTGTTCTGGTTGCAGATCCTCGCAGTGCGTCGTTGCAGCGTGGCGGACATCATGAGCAGCCACTGGGAGCGCTTTGGGCGGCACTACTACTCACGTCATGACTATGAGGCAGTGCCCACCGATGCAGCCCATGGTTTGTATGACCGTCTCGAAGGCCTCCTGCCTGGTCTGATCGGCCAACCCTTCGCCGGTCGCACCATCACTGGGGCCGACAATTTCAGTTACACCGACCCTGTGGACCAATCGGTCACCCAGGGCCAGGGCCTGCGCATCCTTTTGGAGGACGGCAGCCGCGTTGTCGTGCGCCTCTCTGGCACTGGAACCAAGGGAGCCACCATCCGGGTGTATCTCGAGAGCTATGTGCCCAGCAGTGGTGATCTCCATCAGGATCCCCAGATCGCCTTGGCCGACATGATCAGCAGCATCAACTCGCTGGCGGAGATTCAGCAGCGCACAGGAATGGACTGCCCCACCGTGATCACCTGAGCGTCAGCGACGCCGCTGCCCCCGCCAAGTCGTCTTCTGCGAGCGATACTCCTCCTCGGATGCACTCTCCTGGAGCTGACGCATGCTCTCGATCGATGAGCCAAACATCATGGCGGAGGCGATCACGACGCCTCGGAGATAAAGCAATCTGGTGCGAGGGATCTCGGCCGGTGTATTGCGAATGAATGTGCCGAGAAAAATCGTGAGGATGACGCCGATGCCGGCACCGATGAAGGAAGCCCAGAGCACCTTGAAACCGTTGAATCCAGAAGGGGCAGCGTTGCAGGATTGGGGCTTCAGATCGCGTCTCATGAGCTACTCAGTCTCGGGTCCTGCGTAGGCCCAAGCAGAGACTTGAGAACGACATAAAACACCGGCACAACGAAGAGCGACAGAACGGTGGCAATCAACAGACCACCAAACACAACTGCTCCGAGGGACGTCTGACTACGGGCGCCAGCACCACTGGCGAAGACGAGCGGCATGAACCCGAACAGTGAGGAAATCGCTGTCATCAAGATCGGCCTGAGGCGGGAACCTGCAGCAAAATGTGCAGCCTCCAGTGCATCGGCACCAGCCTGCATCCGCTGATTCGCCATATCCACGATCAGGATTCCGTTGCCAGCAGCCAGGCCGATCAACATCACCAGACCCACCTGGGCATAGACATTGAGCACCTCACCTCGCAAGGCCAGGAAGGCGAGTGCTCCCAGCATGGCTGTCGGTACCGTCATCAGAATGATCAGCGGATCGGAATAGCTTTCGTATTGCGCCGACAGCACCAGATACACCGCCAGGATGCCAAGCGCAAAGATCACCACCGCCAAAGCACCGGCCTTCACTTCCTCACGAGAAATCCCAGTCCAGTCGAAGCTGAGGCCCTGCGGATTGATGGTCTCAAAGATCCCCTTCATCGCTGTAATCGCCTGACCAGAGCTCTTGCCGGCCGCAGGCGTCCCTTCGATCTTGATGGCTCGATAGAGATTGAAGTGAGGCACCACCGTGGGGCCGAGCGTTTCACGCACGCTGAAAAACTCCGCGAGCGAAATCAGATCACCGTTAGAGCTTTTGACGTACAAGGCTGAAAGGCGCTCGGAAGTCGCACGGCTTTCAGCATCAGCCTGCACATAGACACGACGTACTTTGCCCTCCTGAAAAGTGTCGTTCACATAGAGGCCGCCGAAATTGATGCTGAAGGTCTGCATGGCAGCTCCGAAGTCAACGTCAACCGCGGCCATGCGATCGCGATCCACCTGAATCTCGATCTGTGGCGATTCAGGAGCGAACAGCGTATAGACACGGTTGAGATCGGGATCTGCGTTACCCGCCTGGATCAGTCGCCCTGCCGTGCCATAAAAATCAGCCAGGCTGTAGGCCCCACCACTCTGATCGAGAAGCTGAAACTCGAATCCACCGCCAGTGCCATAGCCAGGGATGGCCGGAGGTTCAACAACAAACACCCTGGCACCATCCACCGAACGGGCGAGCTTCTGATTGAGCCTCTCCACGATCGCGCCCACGGTCTGATCCCGTTGCTTTCGCTCGGACCAGTTCCTGGTGCCAAAGAAGAACAGTCCCTTGTTGGGACTGTTGCCATCCAGGCTTGCACCGCTAAACACTGATGCCGCAGTGATGTTCTTTTCCGTACGCAGTACGGCAGCCACCTGCTGGTTAATCGCTTCAGTGACCTGGGTGGAGACGCCCTCCGGCGCTTGCACCACGCCAATTGCATAACCCTGATCTTCGATCGGCACAAACCCGCCGGGAATGGCCCGAAAAGCAACGGCCGTGAGCAGGATGCCGATGCCGAGGATGCTCATCACCAGTCGGCGACGACCGAGAGCCCACTCCAAAGCGGAGGCGTAGCGGCTCTCCATCACGGCATAAGCGCTGTTGAACTTGGCGAAAATGATCGGTGTGAACCAACCCAGGGTGAGGCCTAGAGCTGGATAGAGCGTTACTGGAATGACCCGACTGACCCCCACAAGAATCAAGCCGGTCATGGCTCCACCAAAGGTGCAAGGCAGTGTGAGCGGTCGATCGATCAAGCGCCCCAGCAGCAGACCAATCAAGGCACCAACAGCCATCGGGATCAGCACCAGAGGTGCTCCAGCACCGACCACCAGCAATCCATACACAAAACCGATCACCGTGCCGGCGATGGCATAGCTCCGCCGTCCGGGATCCTTTGACTCACGCGCCAGCAGCAGTGCTGACAACATCGGTGAGAAGGTGAGAGCGTTGAAGGTGGAGATGGCGATCGAAAAGATCACCGTGGCTGCGAACTGTTTGTAGATCGTTCCTGTCGCGCCAGGGAAAAACAGAACTGGCAGGAACACTGCGAACTTCACCAGCGAGGTGGCGATGATCGCTGAGAACAGCTCGTCCATGGTGGCTTTCGCTGCCTGCAAGGCCGTCATCCCCTCCGATTTTTTGGTGGAGGTGTCCTCGATCACGGTGATCGCATCGTCGACCACGAGACCCGTGGCCAGCACCAGACCGAACAGCGTCAGCTGATTCAGGGAAAAGCCGAAGCCAAGGACCAGGCCAAAGGTGCCGATCAATGCCACAGGGATTGCGATCCCCGGAACAAGCGTGGCCTTCCAGTTCTGAAGAAACAGAAAAAGAATCAGAACCACCAGCACCACCGCGTCCCGCAGGGAATTCACCACGCCCTGGATGGAGGCGCTGATGAAGTCGGTGTTGTCGTAGATCTTCTCCATCTTCATGCCCACAGGCATGGTCGTCTCAAAGTTGGCCAACACCTGCTTCACGCCGTCGGAGACCTCGAGAGCATTACTGCCCGAGAGCTGATAAACAGCCAAACCAACAGACGGAACACCCTGAAGATCGGTCGCGCTGACGGCATAGGACTCACCACCAAGTTGGACGCTGCCCACATCTCGGAGGCGCACCAACCCTCCCTCCTCAGCGGTTCGCACCACCATCTGCTCGAATTCCTCAACGCTGCGCAGGCGGCCCTGCAATTGCACGGTGAAGGTGAACTGCTGCCCTTTCGGGGAAGGCTCACCACCAACCTGGCCGGCGGCGACAAGACGATTCTGACTGGACAACTGGTTGACCACATCGGTGGAGGTGAGGCCAAAACTGGTGAGCTTGTCGGGGTCAAGCCACAGCCGAAACGCCAGTTTTCGATTGCCGAAGTAGGTGAGGTCGCCGACACCGCTCACCCGCTTGATGGCATCGGTGAGATTCAAATCCAGCAGCCCACTGATCGTCTCAGCGCTGTAGGTGATCTGGTCAGGATCCGCGCTGCCAAAGTTGTAAACGAGCAGAATCGAGTTAGACGCTTTATTGACGCTCACGCCGGCCTTGCGCACCTCCTCAGGGAGTTGCGGTTCTGCCAGAGCCACACGGTTCTGAACATTGACCTGGTTGATGTCACCGTTGGTGCCGCTGGCGAAAGCCACATCAATGGAGCTGACCCCGTCGGCGGAACTGTTGGACTTGATGAAGTCCATGTTCTCGACACCGTTGATCTGCTGCTCAAGAACACTGGTGACACCCTCCTCAACAGAGACGGCATCGGCACCGGTGTAGTTGGCCCTCACCTTGACGGTGGGAGGAGCGATGTCCGGGAGGTTTTCGATCGGAAGAATTGGAATCGCAATCAATCCCACGATCACGATCAGGATGCTGCAAACCGTTGTGAGAACGGGCCTGGTAATGAAATTATTAGAGGCGGACATGACTCAGTCGCTCAGTTCTGCACCTTCACCGGCACACCGTGACGCAGGCTCAGAAGATTGCTGGTGATCACGTTCTGGCCCAGCTTCAAACCTTTGGTGACCGGATAACGATTGTTCTGGAGGGAACCGAGATTGACCGGCGTTTGCAGCGCAAACAGGGTGGCGGAAGGAATCATTCCCCGGTCAATTCCCCGTTTGATCCTGGCCAGATCAGCCTTACCAGGCTGCGCTTCAAGCTCTTTGAGAGTGCCAAGACGGAACACAAAACTCTGACCGGACGTCTGCGTCACGGCAGCGAAGGGAACGGATGGCTGCTGACGGGAGTCGAGCTGAACCCTGGTCCGCAACCTCTGACCGTTGCGCAGCTTGCCATCTGGATTGGGAAATTGAGCCCTCACCAGAAGGGCCTGGGTTCCGGAGTTGATCCCAGGATCAACCGACATCACCGAGCTGCTTGCCATCACCTCATTGCGACCCGGAAGACTGAGCAACACCGGTAGACCCACCCTGATGCGACTGGCATAGGTCGACGGCACCTCCACCCTGGCCTCCAGGATGTTGTTTCGAATCAACTTGGTGAATGGGTCGCCATTTCTCACCACATCCCCGACCTGAACGGAGACGTCCGCCACTGTTCCAGCGATCGGTGACTGCAGATTGCTGTAAGCCAGCGTGGCCTCCTGAGCTCTGACCTCTTCTCGCGAGGCGATATAAATTGCGCGCCGCTGATCACGCTCGGAGGCTTCCGCGGCACCAAGCGGCACCAAAAATTCATAGCGTTTCAGCTCCAGCAGATCCCTCTGCTCTTTGGCTTTCAACCCGGCCAGTTTGGCCTGCTCCTGAGCTTGATCAAGGGTCATGAGCAACTGACCTGCAGTCACCCGATCTCCCTGAGTGATCTTCAATTCAATGATCCGGCCTGATGCCTGAGCCGCAAGCTGAACCAGATCGCCGGCCTCCAGGGTGCTGACTGTGTCGACATCCTC
This genomic window from Synechococcus sp. MIT S9220 contains:
- a CDS encoding LysR substrate-binding domain-containing protein — its product is MFDVFRLSCLDYLIWLRSGKDAALGLNCNQATVSRNAKSVAEFLDLDPCKLEGEWSLSGDLSLLNAERKVHQLYRWAYGKSMRIDAVYGVGSDYLNELPQPWVCGPSNFLNVSHPLALLRESILDAWLGCYPDVPVDDDEFVVINLTRYPSVFLVDQQHPLLQRKVELKLDDLQDFPVLSLPDGAFPKIQHHLKGLGFQRSTVGAVRHEVSRWEGRTEDQVTISYVTVHTIGNFHGKKVPLPLSTGLTVGDSLVVKRCFADSDYFRQLLLYLSQRAQSLSDSLDDLECCSDPFDWLSKSSTAES
- a CDS encoding alpha-D-glucose phosphate-specific phosphoglucomutase; translation: MTASASAEPAPIFVRLEAPFTDQKPGTSGLRKSSAQFEQPHYLESFVEAVFRTLPGVQGGTLVLGGDGRYGNLRAINVILRMAAAHGLSKVIITTDGILSTPAASNLIRKREAIGGIILSASHNPGGPNGDFGVKVNGANGGPTPGSFTDAVFECTKSLEQYAIVEAPELSLGTPGTHHIGAMEVEIIDGVDDFVALMQQLFDFDQIRGLLGNDFPLAFDAMHAVTGPYAKRVFEDLLGAPAGSVRNGIPLEDFGGGHPDPNLTYAHDLADLLLKGDDYRFGAACDGDGDRNMILGHHCFVNPSDSLAVLTANATLAPAYASGLAGVARSMPTSSAVDVVAKELGIECFETPTGWKFFGNLLDAGRITLCGEESFGTGSNHVREKDGLWAVLFWLQILAVRRCSVADIMSSHWERFGRHYYSRHDYEAVPTDAAHGLYDRLEGLLPGLIGQPFAGRTITGADNFSYTDPVDQSVTQGQGLRILLEDGSRVVVRLSGTGTKGATIRVYLESYVPSSGDLHQDPQIALADMISSINSLAEIQQRTGMDCPTVIT
- a CDS encoding efflux RND transporter permease subunit, yielding MSASNNFITRPVLTTVCSILIVIVGLIAIPILPIENLPDIAPPTVKVRANYTGADAVSVEEGVTSVLEQQINGVENMDFIKSNSSADGVSSIDVAFASGTNGDINQVNVQNRVALAEPQLPEEVRKAGVSVNKASNSILLVYNFGSADPDQITYSAETISGLLDLNLTDAIKRVSGVGDLTYFGNRKLAFRLWLDPDKLTSFGLTSTDVVNQLSSQNRLVAAGQVGGEPSPKGQQFTFTVQLQGRLRSVEEFEQMVVRTAEEGGLVRLRDVGSVQLGGESYAVSATDLQGVPSVGLAVYQLSGSNALEVSDGVKQVLANFETTMPVGMKMEKIYDNTDFISASIQGVVNSLRDAVVLVVLILFLFLQNWKATLVPGIAIPVALIGTFGLVLGFGFSLNQLTLFGLVLATGLVVDDAITVIEDTSTKKSEGMTALQAAKATMDELFSAIIATSLVKFAVFLPVLFFPGATGTIYKQFAATVIFSIAISTFNALTFSPMLSALLLARESKDPGRRSYAIAGTVIGFVYGLLVVGAGAPLVLIPMAVGALIGLLLGRLIDRPLTLPCTFGGAMTGLILVGVSRVIPVTLYPALGLTLGWFTPIIFAKFNSAYAVMESRYASALEWALGRRRLVMSILGIGILLTAVAFRAIPGGFVPIEDQGYAIGVVQAPEGVSTQVTEAINQQVAAVLRTEKNITAASVFSGASLDGNSPNKGLFFFGTRNWSERKQRDQTVGAIVERLNQKLARSVDGARVFVVEPPAIPGYGTGGGFEFQLLDQSGGAYSLADFYGTAGRLIQAGNADPDLNRVYTLFAPESPQIEIQVDRDRMAAVDVDFGAAMQTFSINFGGLYVNDTFQEGKVRRVYVQADAESRATSERLSALYVKSSNGDLISLAEFFSVRETLGPTVVPHFNLYRAIKIEGTPAAGKSSGQAITAMKGIFETINPQGLSFDWTGISREEVKAGALAVVIFALGILAVYLVLSAQYESYSDPLIILMTVPTAMLGALAFLALRGEVLNVYAQVGLVMLIGLAAGNGILIVDMANQRMQAGADALEAAHFAAGSRLRPILMTAISSLFGFMPLVFASGAGARSQTSLGAVVFGGLLIATVLSLFVVPVFYVVLKSLLGPTQDPRLSSS